The following coding sequences lie in one Arachis stenosperma cultivar V10309 chromosome 5, arast.V10309.gnm1.PFL2, whole genome shotgun sequence genomic window:
- the LOC130981913 gene encoding uncharacterized protein At4g15970-like isoform X2 produces the protein MKDSGSSGGDAAAGGGGSHLLVRRVMQMIMVVVAFVVVWILMYNSSSPFAIPVFSRYITTRDSTMISYDPELESVLRNASMKNKTVIITTLNDAWAEPNSIFDIFLKSFHLGIETERLLKHLVVITLDQKAHARCQALHPHCYQLETKGDNFTKEAFFMTQDYLKMMWRRIQFLGSVLEMGYSFVFTDTDIMWLRNPFNEFYNDGDFQIACDFYNGNSNDLNNLPNGGFTYVKSNEKTIWFYKFWLNSRKAYPKMHDQDVFNKIKMNPLIQNIKLKIRFLGTMHFGGFCQPSKEFNQVCTMHANCCVGLDNKVNDLKILLDDWSKYMALPNNTKPNVHPSWTVPQSCKTSFQRSRNRKNKGR, from the exons ATGAAGGATTCTGGTTCCTCGGGCGGAGACGCAGCGGCGGGAGGCGGTGGCAGCCACCTCTTGGTGAGGAGGGTGATGCAAATGATTATGGTGGTTGTTGCTTTTGTTGTGGTGTGGATCCTCATGTATAACTCTTCTTCTCCCTTTGCAATCCCTGTTTTCTCACGTTACATCACTACTCGTGACTCAACAATG ATAAGCTATGACCCAGAACTAGAGAGTGTTCTAAGAAATGCTTCTATGAAGAATAAGACAGTGATAATTACAACTTTGAATGATGCATGGGCAGAGCCAAATTCAATATTTGACATATTCCTCAAGAGTTTTCACCTTGGGATTGAGACGGAGAGATTGTTGAAACACTTAGTGGTAATAACTTTGGACCAGAAGGCACATGCTCGTTGCCAAGCTTTGCACCCTCATTGCTATCAACTTGAAACAAAGGGTGACAACTTCACCAAAGAAGCATTTTTCATGACACAAGATTACTTGAAAATGATGTGGAGAAGAATTCAGTTTCTTGGCTCTGTTCTTGAAATGGGCTACAGCTTTGTCTTCACG GATACTGATATAATGTGGCTGAGGAACCCATTCAATGAATTCTACAATGATGGAGATTTCCAAATTGCTTGTGATTTCTATAATGGAAACTCCAATGACTTGAATAACCTACCAAATGGAGGCTTCACCTATGTAAAGTCCAATGAGAAAACAATTTGGTTCTACAAGTTTTGGTTGAATTCAAGAAAAGCATACCCCAAGATGCACGATCAAGATGTTTTCAACAAGATCAAGATGAACCCTCTCATTCAAAACATTAAGTTAAAGATTAGGTTCCTTGGCACAATGCATTTTGGGGGGTTTTGCCAGCCCAGCAAGGAATTCAACCAGGTTTGTACAATGCATGCTAATTGCTGCGTTGGTTTGGACAACAAAGTCAATGATCTCAAAATCTTGCTTGACGATTGGTCAAAGTATATGGCATTGCCTAACAATACAAAACCAAATGTACATCCTTCTTGGACTGTGCCACAAAGTTGCAA GACATCATTTCAGCGTAGTAGAAACAGGAAAAACAAAGGCAGATGA
- the LOC130981913 gene encoding uncharacterized protein At4g15970-like isoform X1, with the protein MKDSGSSGGDAAAGGGGSHLLVRRVMQMIMVVVAFVVVWILMYNSSSPFAIPVFSRYITTRDSTMISYDPELESVLRNASMKNKTVIITTLNDAWAEPNSIFDIFLKSFHLGIETERLLKHLVVITLDQKAHARCQALHPHCYQLETKGDNFTKEAFFMTQDYLKMMWRRIQFLGSVLEMGYSFVFTDTDIMWLRNPFNEFYNDGDFQIACDFYNGNSNDLNNLPNGGFTYVKSNEKTIWFYKFWLNSRKAYPKMHDQDVFNKIKMNPLIQNIKLKIRFLGTMHFGGFCQPSKEFNQVCTMHANCCVGLDNKVNDLKILLDDWSKYMALPNNTKPNVHPSWTVPQSCNVVETGKTKADDDDQQFI; encoded by the exons ATGAAGGATTCTGGTTCCTCGGGCGGAGACGCAGCGGCGGGAGGCGGTGGCAGCCACCTCTTGGTGAGGAGGGTGATGCAAATGATTATGGTGGTTGTTGCTTTTGTTGTGGTGTGGATCCTCATGTATAACTCTTCTTCTCCCTTTGCAATCCCTGTTTTCTCACGTTACATCACTACTCGTGACTCAACAATG ATAAGCTATGACCCAGAACTAGAGAGTGTTCTAAGAAATGCTTCTATGAAGAATAAGACAGTGATAATTACAACTTTGAATGATGCATGGGCAGAGCCAAATTCAATATTTGACATATTCCTCAAGAGTTTTCACCTTGGGATTGAGACGGAGAGATTGTTGAAACACTTAGTGGTAATAACTTTGGACCAGAAGGCACATGCTCGTTGCCAAGCTTTGCACCCTCATTGCTATCAACTTGAAACAAAGGGTGACAACTTCACCAAAGAAGCATTTTTCATGACACAAGATTACTTGAAAATGATGTGGAGAAGAATTCAGTTTCTTGGCTCTGTTCTTGAAATGGGCTACAGCTTTGTCTTCACG GATACTGATATAATGTGGCTGAGGAACCCATTCAATGAATTCTACAATGATGGAGATTTCCAAATTGCTTGTGATTTCTATAATGGAAACTCCAATGACTTGAATAACCTACCAAATGGAGGCTTCACCTATGTAAAGTCCAATGAGAAAACAATTTGGTTCTACAAGTTTTGGTTGAATTCAAGAAAAGCATACCCCAAGATGCACGATCAAGATGTTTTCAACAAGATCAAGATGAACCCTCTCATTCAAAACATTAAGTTAAAGATTAGGTTCCTTGGCACAATGCATTTTGGGGGGTTTTGCCAGCCCAGCAAGGAATTCAACCAGGTTTGTACAATGCATGCTAATTGCTGCGTTGGTTTGGACAACAAAGTCAATGATCTCAAAATCTTGCTTGACGATTGGTCAAAGTATATGGCATTGCCTAACAATACAAAACCAAATGTACATCCTTCTTGGACTGTGCCACAAAGTTGCAA CGTAGTAGAAACAGGAAAAACAAAGGCAGATGATGATGACCAACAATTCATATAA
- the LOC130982952 gene encoding uncharacterized protein At4g15970-like gives MKTTVDSNNGLVTRGGHSNLLVRRPMQIFIFFVGFVLALMFLCNYTSPFGIPILSEYFITASTTEKNETVLESVLRKASMKDKTVIITNLNDAWAEPGSIFDVFLESFRIGNETQHFLNHLVVINWDQKAHARCQAIHPHCYQIESKSENFTASEAYFMSKDYLHIVWRKIDFLSTVLELGYSFVFTDTDIMWLRNPFKQFYGDADFQSSCDDFNGNSTDLNNAPNTGFSYVKSNERSIWLYKFWFNSSRIYRRMHDQNAFNMIKMHPNISAMNVKIRFLSTTYFGGFCQPSKDFNQVCTMHANCCKGLQNKIDDLKILLDDWRNYTALPENQKQHYSNHSWSVPKHCR, from the exons ATGAAGACAACTGTTGACTCTAATAATGGCTTGGTTACAAGAGGTGGTCATAGTAACTTGTTGGTGAGAAGGCCCATGCAAATCTTCATCTTCTTTGTTGGTTTTGTTTTGGCGTTGATGTTCTTATGCAACTATACTTCTCCCTTTGGAATTCCTATTCTCTCAGAATACTTCATCACTGCCTCAACAACG GAAAAGAACGAGACGGTGCTAGAGAGTGTTCTAAGAAAAGCATCAATGAAGGATAAGACAGTTATAATAACAAATTTGAATGATGCATGGGCAGAACCAGGTTCAATATTTGATGTGTTCCTAGAGAGTTTTCGAATTGGGAACGAGACACAACATTTCTTAAATCATTTGGTGGTAATTAATTGGGACCAAAAGGCACATGCACGTTGCCAAGCCATACACCCACATTGTTATCAAATTGAATCAAAGAGTGAGAATTTCACAGCAAGCGAAGCATATTTTATGTCAAAAGATTACCTCCACATTGTGTGGAGAAAGATTGATTTTCTTTCCACTGTTCTTGAACTCGGCTACAGCTTTGTCTTTACG GATACAGATATAATGTGGCTAAGGAACCCGTTCAAACAATTTTATGGAGATGCAGATTTCCAAAGTTCTTGTGACGATTTCAATGGAAACTCGACGGACCTAAACAACGCTCCAAACACAGGCTTCAGCTATGTGAAGTCTAATGAGAGAAGCATTTGGCTCTACAAATTCTGGTTCAACTCAAGCAGAATATACCGAAGAATGCATGATCAAAATGCGTTTAACATGATCAAGATGCACCCTAACATTTCCGCCATGAATGTGAAGATTAGGTTCCTAAGCACAACATATTTTGGAGGGTTTTGCCAACCTAGCAAGGACTTCAACCAAGTGTGCACAATGCATGCCAATTGTTGCAAAGGGTTGCAGAATAAAATTGATGATCTTAAAATCTTGCTTGATGATTGGAGAAATTATACGGCATTGCCAGAGAATCAGAAACAACACTACTCAAATCATTCTTGGAGTGTCCCAAAACATTGCAG GTAA